One genomic window of Campylobacter curvus includes the following:
- the dnaA gene encoding chromosomal replication initiator protein DnaA, whose product MLADEVLELLSAEISPNEYEYYIKQLKFNEKASSDETVVFNAPNELIAKFTKTKYAAKIAHFFEVKTGIKPNIEITTQTRLKSSKQNQVNIKQIKAQSTLLNPAYTFENFVVGGSNEYAFLSAKAASEQPGKIYNPLFIYGPTGLGKTHLLQSVGNFCLNQGKVVICVTSEQFMTDFTYNINNHSMERFREKYRNCDVLLIDDVQFLGKTDKIQEEFFHTFNELHSKNGQIVMTSDRQPKLLKGFEDRLRTRFEWGIMADITPPELDTKIAIIQKKCEFDKIYLNKDVINYIATNMGDNIREIESAIINLNAYANLMRQEITLDFAKNVMRDLIKEKRENINLENIIEVVSKELNIKPSDIKSKSRVQNIVEARRIVIYLAKMLTTNSMPQIANYFSMKDHSAVSHNIKKINELIENNEIFNLRVSELKNKILTKG is encoded by the coding sequence TTGCTAGCAGACGAAGTCTTGGAACTCTTAAGCGCCGAAATATCGCCAAACGAATACGAATACTACATAAAACAGCTAAAATTCAACGAAAAGGCTTCGAGCGACGAAACAGTCGTATTCAACGCACCAAATGAGCTGATAGCAAAATTTACAAAAACAAAATACGCAGCCAAGATCGCCCATTTTTTCGAGGTCAAAACGGGGATAAAGCCAAATATCGAGATCACGACGCAAACGAGGCTAAAAAGTTCAAAGCAAAATCAAGTCAATATCAAACAGATAAAAGCTCAAAGCACGCTTTTAAACCCGGCTTATACATTTGAAAATTTCGTCGTCGGCGGCTCGAATGAATACGCATTTTTAAGCGCTAAAGCAGCCTCCGAACAACCGGGTAAAATTTATAATCCGCTATTCATCTATGGACCGACCGGACTTGGTAAAACTCACCTTTTACAATCAGTCGGAAATTTTTGCCTAAATCAAGGCAAAGTCGTTATTTGCGTGACTAGCGAGCAGTTTATGACTGATTTTACTTATAACATAAACAACCACTCGATGGAGCGCTTTCGTGAAAAATACCGAAACTGCGACGTTTTATTGATCGACGATGTGCAATTTTTAGGAAAAACAGACAAAATTCAAGAGGAATTTTTTCACACATTTAACGAACTTCACAGTAAAAACGGACAAATCGTGATGACCTCCGATCGTCAGCCAAAGCTTTTAAAAGGCTTTGAAGATAGGCTCAGGACGCGCTTTGAATGGGGAATAATGGCCGATATCACGCCACCTGAGCTAGATACCAAAATAGCCATTATCCAAAAAAAATGTGAATTTGACAAAATTTATCTAAACAAAGACGTAATAAACTACATCGCGACAAATATGGGCGATAATATCCGCGAGATCGAAAGTGCGATCATAAATTTAAACGCTTATGCAAATTTGATGCGCCAGGAGATAACGCTGGACTTTGCCAAAAACGTGATGCGCGACCTCATAAAAGAAAAACGTGAAAATATAAATTTAGAAAACATAATAGAAGTCGTCAGTAAAGAGCTAAACATCAAACCAAGCGATATAAAAAGCAAATCAAGAGTCCAAAACATCGTAGAAGCGCGCCGTATCGTCATATATCTGGCAAAGATGCTGACGACGAATTCCATGCCTCAGATCGCAAACTATTTTAGTATGAAAGACCACAGCGCAGTCAGTCACAACATAAAAAAAATAAACGAGCTCATCGAGAACAACGAAATTTTCAACCTTCGAGTGAGCGAACTCAAAAATAAAATTTTGACAAAAGGATGA
- the dnaN gene encoding DNA polymerase III subunit beta, translating to MKVLINKNVLESIVTNTNPYLEKRDLSAITSHIYIAAKNGVLNIRATDHEIGLAYKLSNVKITDEGYATANGKKLLDIIKSLKDDEVILETVNNYLYIKQKNSKYKLPMYKFEDFPDFPSSEGKSKFDVDAVMLGRSLKKILPSIDSNNPKFELNGALLDIRQNFINIVGTDTKRLSIFKFETPTEREFSIIIPKKAINEIQKLFFDRIEIYYDENILIAQSANFEFFTKLINGKYPDYERVVPKEIKKRLKLNRDKMIDGIRTISMLSDQMKITFTKDSITFESIIEDNSEAKTTIEYQTGLEDEIFIGIKNRYLLDFLTSIEDDDFELGFNDSNLAFIVSSKELTTVIMPINI from the coding sequence ATGAAAGTTTTGATAAACAAAAATGTCCTTGAAAGTATAGTCACAAATACGAACCCGTATCTGGAAAAACGAGACCTGAGCGCTATAACATCTCACATCTACATAGCGGCTAAAAATGGAGTTTTAAACATAAGAGCTACAGATCACGAGATAGGACTTGCCTATAAGCTTTCAAACGTCAAAATAACTGACGAGGGCTACGCTACTGCAAACGGTAAAAAGCTGCTTGATATCATAAAAAGCCTAAAAGACGATGAAGTCATACTAGAAACCGTAAATAACTATCTCTATATCAAGCAAAAAAACTCAAAATATAAGCTTCCGATGTATAAATTTGAAGATTTTCCTGACTTTCCAAGCAGTGAAGGAAAGTCAAAATTTGACGTAGATGCGGTGATGTTAGGACGAAGCTTAAAGAAAATTTTACCTAGCATCGATAGCAATAATCCAAAATTCGAGCTAAACGGAGCGCTTTTAGATATAAGACAAAATTTCATAAACATCGTAGGGACCGATACGAAAAGACTTAGTATATTTAAATTTGAAACTCCAACCGAGAGAGAATTTTCTATCATAATCCCTAAAAAAGCGATAAATGAGATACAAAAGCTATTTTTTGACAGGATCGAAATTTATTATGATGAAAATATTTTGATCGCTCAAAGTGCAAATTTCGAGTTTTTCACCAAGCTCATAAACGGAAAATACCCTGACTACGAGCGAGTCGTGCCAAAAGAGATAAAAAAACGTCTAAAACTAAACAGAGACAAGATGATCGACGGTATCAGGACTATCTCTATGCTAAGCGATCAGATGAAGATAACATTTACAAAAGATAGCATAACGTTTGAGAGCATAATAGAAGATAACTCCGAAGCAAAGACAACGATAGAGTATCAAACAGGGCTTGAAGATGAAATTTTCATAGGCATCAAAAATAGATATTTACTAGATTTCTTAACTAGCATAGAGGATGATGATTTTGAGCTTGGATTTAACGATAGCAATCTCGCATTCATAGTGAGTTCAAAAGAGCTTACGACGGTTATAATGCCGATAAATATATAA
- the gyrB gene encoding DNA topoisomerase (ATP-hydrolyzing) subunit B, with amino-acid sequence MEEKHYDAGNIKVLKGLEAVRKRPGMYIGDTNIGGLHHMIYEVVDNSIDEAMAGYCDTIDIEITNEGSCIVTDNGRGIPVDMHPTEHLPAATVVLTVLHAGGKFDKDTYKVSGGLHGVGVSVVNALSKKLILTIKRDGNVYRQEFQKGIPVTALETIKTTNRTGTQVEFFVDDSIFEVTEFDREILAKRFRELAYLNPKITINFKDQRDGFNESYHFEGGLESFVTDMNKAQAVSKAVSFSGGEEDVMVDFALMYNDTYSENLLSFVNNIKTPDGGTHEAGFRAGLTRVITNYIAANAAVREKDTKITGDDIREGLIAVISVKVPEPQFEGQTKGKLGSSYVKPIVQKMVFDVLSKYFEENPIEARAIMNKALMAARGREAAKKARDLTRKKEGLSVGTLPGKLADCQSKDASISELYLVEGDSAGGSAKQGRDRVFQAILPLKGKILNVEKSRLDKILKSDEIKNMITALGCGIGDEFDAEKLRYHKIIIMTDADVDGSHIQTLLLTFFFRFLHQVVDNGYIYLAQPPLYRYKKGKKEIYLKDEKALNEFLIETGIEGVEFEGIGNADLIDFLKIVAAYRSVLKELEKRFNVLSAIRYMIENPDIVSKSYPEIFEILKSYLKDQGHNILNSYVNDDEIRIYVQTESGLEEFIVNEGLFTNPLYEEAVYINQKIKEREINFKKDVIEILDEIEKNAKKGAYIQRYKGLGEMNPEQLWETTMNPENRRLLKISIEDAISASDTFNLFMGDEVEPRRNYIQDHAKDVKHLDI; translated from the coding sequence ATGGAAGAAAAACACTACGACGCCGGTAATATCAAAGTTTTAAAAGGTCTTGAGGCTGTCAGGAAACGCCCTGGTATGTATATAGGTGACACAAATATCGGCGGACTTCATCACATGATCTACGAAGTCGTAGATAACTCGATCGATGAGGCGATGGCAGGATATTGTGACACGATAGATATCGAAATAACGAACGAGGGAAGTTGTATAGTGACCGATAACGGGCGAGGTATCCCAGTAGATATGCACCCGACCGAGCATCTACCGGCTGCGACTGTGGTTTTGACTGTGCTACATGCAGGCGGTAAATTTGACAAAGATACTTACAAAGTTTCAGGCGGTCTGCACGGCGTGGGTGTCTCGGTCGTAAATGCACTCTCAAAAAAGCTCATACTAACGATAAAACGCGATGGAAACGTTTATAGGCAAGAATTTCAAAAAGGTATCCCGGTAACTGCGCTTGAGACGATAAAAACTACGAACCGCACCGGAACGCAAGTCGAGTTTTTCGTAGATGATAGTATATTTGAGGTTACAGAATTTGACAGGGAAATTTTAGCCAAACGCTTTCGCGAGCTAGCCTATCTAAATCCTAAAATAACGATAAATTTTAAAGATCAAAGAGACGGATTTAATGAGAGTTATCATTTTGAAGGTGGGCTAGAAAGTTTCGTAACTGATATGAATAAAGCTCAGGCTGTGAGCAAAGCCGTGTCATTTAGTGGTGGTGAAGAAGACGTGATGGTCGATTTCGCGCTTATGTATAACGACACTTACAGTGAAAATTTACTAAGCTTTGTAAATAATATCAAAACTCCGGATGGCGGAACACATGAGGCGGGATTTCGTGCGGGTCTAACTCGCGTCATCACAAACTACATCGCTGCAAACGCCGCTGTGCGTGAGAAAGATACTAAGATCACCGGCGATGACATCAGAGAGGGCCTTATCGCGGTTATAAGTGTAAAAGTACCGGAGCCGCAGTTTGAGGGACAAACGAAAGGCAAACTTGGTTCAAGCTACGTTAAACCTATCGTTCAAAAGATGGTTTTTGACGTTTTAAGTAAGTATTTTGAAGAAAATCCGATCGAAGCGCGCGCTATAATGAATAAAGCGCTGATGGCGGCACGCGGACGCGAAGCGGCTAAAAAAGCACGCGATCTAACGCGTAAAAAAGAGGGACTTAGCGTAGGAACGCTACCTGGCAAGCTTGCCGACTGCCAAAGTAAGGACGCAAGTATAAGCGAGCTTTACTTAGTGGAGGGCGACTCTGCGGGTGGCTCGGCAAAGCAAGGACGCGACCGCGTATTTCAGGCGATCTTGCCATTAAAAGGTAAAATTTTAAACGTCGAAAAATCGCGCCTCGATAAAATTTTAAAATCCGATGAAATAAAAAATATGATAACAGCACTAGGTTGTGGTATCGGAGATGAATTTGACGCGGAAAAGCTTCGCTATCATAAAATCATCATAATGACCGATGCCGACGTCGATGGCAGCCACATCCAGACGCTGCTTCTCACATTCTTTTTTAGATTTTTACATCAAGTCGTGGATAACGGCTACATATATCTCGCTCAGCCGCCGCTTTATCGCTACAAAAAGGGTAAAAAGGAAATTTATCTAAAAGATGAAAAAGCCTTGAATGAATTTTTAATCGAAACCGGCATTGAGGGCGTGGAATTTGAAGGTATCGGAAACGCCGATCTCATCGATTTTTTAAAGATCGTCGCAGCTTACAGAAGCGTGCTAAAAGAACTTGAAAAGCGTTTTAACGTGCTTAGTGCGATTCGCTATATGATCGAAAATCCTGACATCGTTTCAAAGAGCTATCCTGAAATTTTTGAAATTTTAAAGAGCTATTTAAAAGATCAGGGACACAATATCTTGAATTCTTACGTTAATGACGATGAGATCAGAATTTACGTTCAAACCGAGAGCGGACTGGAAGAATTTATCGTAAACGAAGGGCTCTTTACAAATCCACTCTACGAAGAGGCCGTTTATATCAATCAAAAGATCAAAGAACGGGAGATAAATTTCAAAAAAGATGTGATCGAAATTTTAGATGAGATAGAGAAAAATGCCAAAAAAGGCGCATATATCCAGCGTTATAAAGGTCTTGGTGAGATGAATCCGGAGCAACTTTGGGAAACTACGATGAACCCTGAAAATCGCCGCTTGCTAAAAATCAGCATAGAAGATGCTATAAGCGCTAGCGATACTTTCAACCTTTTCATGGGCGATGAGGTCGAGCCGCGTAGGAACTACATCCAAGATCACGCTAAAGATGTCAAACATCTTGATATTTAA
- the queF gene encoding preQ(1) synthase → MSEEQNQMRYGEKILKEFNPQTDLEVWENKHEREYTIKITLPEFCCLCPRSGYPDFAMIYLEYIPNKLVVELKAIKLYINSFMNRNISHEDSINEIYDVLFMKLEPKFMKIIGDFNPRGNVHTIIEVCSESILKKSENLEPVREFKSFNDSKRIAARRINERDSGKRSSGRDNAKSSTRKFSDEKPKRAANKDGFRKISYEGDKKPRVVKKEK, encoded by the coding sequence ATGAGCGAAGAGCAAAACCAAATGAGATACGGCGAGAAAATTTTAAAAGAATTCAACCCGCAAACCGACCTTGAAGTCTGGGAAAATAAGCACGAGCGTGAATACACTATAAAGATCACTCTGCCCGAGTTTTGCTGTCTTTGCCCGCGCTCCGGATATCCTGACTTTGCGATGATATATCTTGAATACATCCCAAATAAGCTGGTAGTCGAGCTAAAAGCGATCAAACTTTACATCAACAGCTTTATGAACCGTAATATCAGCCATGAGGATAGTATAAACGAAATTTACGATGTACTTTTTATGAAGCTCGAGCCAAAATTTATGAAGATAATCGGCGATTTCAACCCGCGTGGCAACGTGCATACGATCATCGAAGTATGCTCTGAGAGTATCCTTAAAAAGAGTGAAAATTTAGAACCGGTAAGAGAATTCAAATCTTTTAATGATAGCAAACGTATCGCAGCTAGACGCATAAACGAGCGTGACAGCGGTAAAAGAAGCTCCGGCAGAGATAATGCTAAAAGCTCGACTAGGAAATTTAGCGATGAAAAGCCAAAAAGAGCTGCAAATAAAGACGGCTTTAGAAAGATAAGCTATGAGGGCGATAAAAAGCCTCGTGTCGTCAAAAAGGAAAAATAA
- a CDS encoding HD domain-containing protein, translating into MISPELIEHIFKAASISRWNDYPKMTNLVELDKQAHKFIIAYFIAKLERDIDMNYMIEAGIFEFLSRVVVTDIRPDVFHHIQKSKKEQVNAWVLSNLENLTKDIEDGEFLNRLKIFLTKSDKKHEKERLILKAASYLATRWEFSIVYQTSQFLSDIDELKRKVEEEMEDYFELIGVRKIAMNQKLARLVDLSGRLRFQKRWAQTPRIPETAVLGHMLVVAILSYFYSLEVKACKKRLENNFFCALFHDLPESLTRDIISPVKYGVKGLNEIISEYEMRLIDEQILPFVPENFRDEFSYILGIRQQDGKFIKDEFENRIYESKILHHEGTMENVNEDKFNPIDGKALKYCDKLAAYIEAGISISYGVKSKELTDGFNNMHKNFSQKPKIDGVDFLKICDEFNEHFGLEKPPLR; encoded by the coding sequence ATGATAAGCCCCGAGCTGATCGAGCATATCTTTAAAGCCGCGTCCATATCGCGCTGGAATGATTATCCAAAGATGACAAATCTAGTCGAGCTCGATAAACAGGCGCATAAATTTATCATCGCTTATTTCATCGCAAAGCTAGAACGCGATATCGATATGAACTATATGATCGAGGCCGGGATATTTGAATTTTTAAGCCGTGTCGTGGTGACCGACATACGCCCGGATGTGTTTCATCATATCCAAAAGAGTAAAAAAGAACAGGTAAATGCTTGGGTTTTAAGCAATCTTGAAAATTTGACAAAAGATATCGAGGACGGAGAATTCTTAAACCGTCTTAAAATTTTCCTAACCAAAAGCGATAAAAAGCATGAAAAAGAGAGGCTCATATTAAAGGCTGCAAGCTATCTTGCCACGCGCTGGGAGTTTTCCATCGTTTATCAAACGAGCCAGTTTTTAAGCGATATCGACGAGCTAAAGCGCAAGGTCGAGGAGGAGATGGAGGATTATTTTGAGCTAATAGGCGTTCGCAAGATCGCGATGAATCAAAAACTAGCCCGCCTAGTCGATCTTAGCGGCAGACTACGCTTTCAAAAGCGCTGGGCACAAACACCGCGTATCCCTGAGACTGCCGTGCTTGGCCATATGCTTGTAGTGGCGATTTTGAGTTATTTTTATTCGCTCGAGGTGAAAGCTTGTAAAAAACGCTTGGAAAATAACTTCTTTTGTGCGCTTTTTCACGACCTGCCAGAAAGCCTCACAAGAGATATCATAAGCCCTGTAAAATACGGTGTGAAAGGGCTAAATGAAATAATCAGCGAATACGAAATGAGGCTCATAGACGAGCAAATTTTGCCGTTCGTGCCTGAAAATTTCAGAGATGAGTTCAGCTATATCTTAGGCATCCGCCAACAAGACGGGAAATTTATAAAAGATGAGTTTGAAAACAGGATTTACGAGAGCAAGATCCTTCATCACGAAGGCACGATGGAAAACGTAAACGAGGATAAATTTAACCCGATAGATGGCAAAGCCCTCAAATACTGCGACAAACTAGCCGCTTACATCGAGGCTGGCATATCTATAAGCTACGGTGTGAAGTCAAAGGAACTGACTGACGGCTTTAATAATATGCATAAAAATTTTAGTCAAAAACCAAAGATCGACGGAGTGGATTTTTTAAAAATTTGCGATGAGTTCAATGAGCATTTCGGTTTGGAGAAACCCCCTCTCAGATAA
- a CDS encoding copper resistance protein D produces MSDMYDYLKIVHIFSAIIFLGYVFFDVVIFSRLKGVLGDDFMRVKQAIGSRAIKIMPICLLLLVMTGGMMMSTWVGSKAGGYFETPLQKVFMAKVILALLIACGVIFNLTHKAFGKQPPRFMREHFHKIVLVFGFFIVLFAKVMFMV; encoded by the coding sequence ATGTCTGATATGTATGATTATCTAAAGATCGTTCACATTTTCTCGGCGATCATTTTTCTTGGCTATGTCTTTTTTGACGTGGTCATTTTTTCTCGTCTTAAGGGCGTTTTAGGTGATGACTTTATGCGCGTCAAGCAAGCTATCGGCTCAAGAGCTATAAAAATAATGCCGATTTGCCTCCTGCTACTTGTGATGACTGGCGGTATGATGATGAGTACGTGGGTCGGCAGCAAGGCCGGTGGATACTTTGAGACTCCGCTTCAAAAGGTCTTCATGGCTAAAGTGATCTTGGCTTTACTCATCGCTTGCGGTGTGATCTTTAACCTCACTCACAAAGCCTTTGGCAAGCAGCCGCCTCGCTTCATGCGCGAGCATTTTCATAAGATCGTGTTGGTATTTGGATTTTTTATAGTGCTTTTTGCGAAAGTCATGTTTATGGTTTGA
- a CDS encoding flagellar hook-basal body complex protein, with product MRGFYNGVSGIKTQSFGMDVWSNNIANINNAGFKASIPEFKNLINQSAVSAGNYPTTDQIGLGAVKQTTALKMSNGGFQTTDKNFDLAIGGKGFFGVTDANGKIYYTRTGSFNIDAAGNLVNNNGNLLLGTLANFTPTTPSQNALKKFGQSQNIPQAFTLSQTDISLAAEGAQTGIKLPKFLYLPAEATTKVNLKGNLDSSLITSQTSTQLDSTSYTYTLDNANKTISFSGQVTIGGANSGLKKGDSVVVKVEDASGKFSEFSTQIDENGNWSLNNQSIKYMDMASLNVSAKAIGNIEVANTQKLTTDLFNADGTKSLLTLNLTKKIPQASNETVWNATATITDSAGNVQNSASGALTFDSSGRLVSNTLASVGSVALNFGGNGDANVYNGMTSAANKNKNFNITRDGYAEGLLSKYSMDDSGNVIANFDNTRTFPVAKVALYHFQNEQGVSKVGDNLYEATPNSGEAFFYKNKADQTIYGANIIANKLEMSNVDLGQALTEVIVIQKAYDASAKSITTSDEMIQTAIKMKQS from the coding sequence ATGCGAGGTTTTTACAACGGAGTCAGCGGCATCAAGACGCAAAGCTTCGGTATGGATGTATGGTCTAACAACATTGCAAATATCAATAATGCTGGCTTTAAGGCTTCGATCCCGGAGTTTAAAAACCTCATAAATCAAAGTGCAGTGTCCGCAGGAAACTACCCTACTACCGACCAAATAGGACTTGGTGCGGTCAAACAAACCACGGCTTTAAAAATGAGTAACGGCGGCTTTCAAACGACGGATAAAAATTTCGATCTAGCTATCGGCGGAAAGGGATTTTTTGGCGTTACGGACGCAAACGGTAAAATTTACTACACTAGAACAGGCAGCTTCAACATCGACGCAGCTGGAAATTTAGTCAATAATAACGGAAATTTACTACTTGGGACGCTCGCAAATTTCACTCCGACTACGCCCAGCCAAAACGCCTTGAAAAAATTCGGCCAAAGCCAAAACATACCTCAAGCCTTTACGCTATCTCAAACCGATATTAGCTTAGCCGCCGAAGGAGCGCAAACGGGTATAAAGCTACCTAAATTTTTATATTTGCCCGCCGAAGCGACGACAAAGGTAAATTTAAAAGGCAACCTCGACTCAAGCCTGATAACCAGCCAAACCAGCACCCAGTTAGACAGCACAAGCTACACATACACGCTGGATAATGCGAACAAGACCATAAGCTTCAGCGGTCAAGTAACCATAGGCGGTGCAAATTCCGGGCTTAAAAAAGGCGACAGCGTCGTCGTAAAGGTCGAAGATGCAAGCGGTAAATTCAGCGAATTCTCAACTCAGATCGATGAAAACGGCAACTGGAGCCTAAATAATCAAAGCATAAAATACATGGATATGGCCTCTCTTAACGTATCTGCAAAGGCCATCGGAAACATCGAAGTAGCAAACACTCAAAAGCTCACGACCGATCTCTTCAACGCCGACGGCACGAAAAGCTTGCTGACGCTAAATTTGACTAAAAAGATCCCGCAAGCAAGCAACGAAACCGTCTGGAACGCGACTGCGACGATCACAGATAGCGCAGGGAACGTGCAAAACAGTGCCAGCGGAGCTTTGACGTTTGACAGCAGCGGACGGCTCGTGTCAAATACATTAGCCAGCGTCGGCAGCGTAGCTTTAAATTTTGGCGGCAACGGCGATGCGAACGTCTATAACGGCATGACTAGCGCGGCTAATAAAAATAAAAATTTCAACATCACAAGAGACGGCTATGCGGAGGGATTGCTCTCTAAATATAGCATGGACGATAGCGGAAACGTGATAGCGAATTTCGACAACACGAGGACTTTCCCGGTAGCCAAGGTAGCGCTTTATCACTTTCAAAACGAGCAAGGCGTATCAAAAGTAGGCGACAATCTATATGAAGCCACGCCAAATTCCGGTGAGGCTTTCTTTTATAAAAACAAAGCCGACCAGACGATATACGGAGCAAATATAATTGCAAATAAGCTTGAGATGAGTAACGTCGATCTAGGTCAGGCACTGACTGAAGTGATCGTGATACAAAAGGCCTATGACGCAAGCGCTAAAAGCATCACCACAAGTGACGAGATGATACAAACTGCTATCAAGATGAAGCAGTCTTAA
- a CDS encoding flagellar basal body rod modification protein: MASVPDVTTKTTEARNAEKKAAAKQAATGTTGANPNSQLDKDAFMKLLLTELQYQDPTSPMDTEKMLTQTSQLAALEMQENTNSTMRQLVAQLQSNANAYAISALGKMVSTGSNAVNITDDTKEISSALYFKTDATKGKLEIKNANSQVVRTIEFKDVAAGVSKIGWDGKDDAGNQVPNGSYTIEAQYVDKNGKSYTTQVGQYPVEAVKFVDGKAQIRIAGEYVPMDKIAEFYEA; encoded by the coding sequence ATGGCTTCAGTACCAGATGTAACTACGAAAACTACGGAGGCAAGAAACGCCGAGAAAAAGGCTGCGGCAAAGCAAGCGGCGACGGGCACGACGGGGGCAAATCCAAATTCGCAGCTTGATAAGGATGCTTTTATGAAATTATTATTGACCGAGCTTCAATACCAAGACCCTACAAGCCCGATGGATACCGAAAAGATGCTGACTCAAACGAGCCAACTAGCAGCGCTCGAGATGCAAGAAAATACGAATTCCACTATGAGGCAGCTGGTAGCCCAGCTTCAATCAAATGCAAACGCCTACGCGATCTCGGCACTTGGCAAGATGGTATCGACCGGCTCAAACGCCGTCAATATCACCGACGATACCAAAGAGATAAGCAGTGCCCTGTATTTTAAAACCGACGCTACAAAAGGAAAGCTCGAGATCAAAAATGCAAATTCTCAAGTAGTAAGAACGATAGAATTTAAAGACGTAGCCGCCGGCGTAAGCAAGATAGGCTGGGACGGAAAGGATGACGCGGGCAATCAAGTGCCTAACGGATCATACACGATAGAAGCCCAATACGTCGATAAAAACGGCAAATCCTATACCACTCAAGTAGGTCAATACCCTGTCGAAGCGGTAAAATTCGTCGATGGCAAGGCTCAGATCAGGATCGCCGGCGAATACGTCCCTATGGATAAGATCGCAGAATTTTACGAGGCCTAA
- the fliK gene encoding flagellar hook-length control protein FliK has product MQAYTAKNSVDLLTPSQTKKQAPKNDSGKNGNGGDFLSMVLDAAASKANVGEKITQKDVKEIVKSVSMQREQQDKELNDSMAKISSQLDEKLDDDTKNELYENANFMQLLQVLEILNGDEKVSKFPNFTDKIANFLSVPENVKELSEVKSVKELIDLAKKFDLGLEKISISTQDVAKLEDTFKNLGKKEFFTPVAAKPQNFYSQNLKKEVEQTINQSQVKEPPKLNELLQEVAKEPAPKAKQEQTEQTNVKEMITQASTQKVKEELTKEKPQTAQTQNFAPKSVENGEKTQKAPTLESLLYPEREQNAQESMEQNSGESKGDNELNSMIKDISRSAQHQMQNKAQVRETLSNFSETLRDQIQSYKPPITRFNITLNPLNLGEVEITMVNRGNNLHVNFNSNTATMNLFLQNQAEFKNSLVNMGFTELEMNFSDQNAKRDNNQQSNKRYAQDQQNDDETAQAEQNLLELVIPRYI; this is encoded by the coding sequence ATGCAAGCTTATACGGCAAAAAATAGCGTAGATTTGCTGACGCCAAGCCAGACCAAAAAGCAAGCGCCTAAAAACGATAGCGGTAAAAACGGGAATGGGGGCGACTTTTTATCGATGGTGCTCGATGCCGCCGCGTCAAAGGCGAACGTAGGTGAAAAGATAACTCAAAAAGACGTCAAAGAGATCGTAAAATCAGTAAGCATGCAGCGCGAGCAACAAGATAAGGAGCTAAATGACTCGATGGCTAAAATATCGAGTCAGCTTGATGAAAAGCTCGACGATGACACCAAAAACGAGCTTTATGAAAATGCAAATTTCATGCAGCTTTTGCAGGTGCTTGAAATTTTAAACGGCGATGAGAAAGTCAGCAAATTTCCAAATTTCACCGATAAGATCGCAAATTTCTTAAGTGTGCCTGAAAATGTCAAAGAGCTTAGCGAAGTTAAAAGCGTCAAAGAGCTTATTGATCTGGCCAAGAAATTTGACCTCGGACTTGAAAAGATAAGCATCTCTACGCAGGACGTAGCTAAGCTGGAGGATACGTTTAAAAATTTAGGTAAGAAAGAATTTTTCACGCCCGTAGCTGCAAAACCTCAAAATTTTTATAGTCAAAATCTAAAAAAAGAGGTCGAGCAGACGATAAATCAAAGCCAGGTCAAAGAGCCGCCAAAACTAAACGAGCTACTTCAAGAGGTCGCAAAAGAGCCCGCACCAAAGGCTAAGCAAGAGCAAACCGAGCAGACGAATGTAAAAGAGATGATAACGCAGGCGAGTACTCAAAAGGTCAAAGAGGAGCTGACAAAAGAAAAGCCGCAAACGGCTCAAACGCAAAATTTCGCCCCAAAATCGGTAGAAAACGGTGAAAAAACGCAAAAAGCTCCGACATTAGAGTCGCTTTTATACCCTGAGCGCGAGCAAAACGCACAAGAAAGCATGGAACAAAACAGCGGCGAAAGTAAGGGCGATAACGAGCTAAATTCCATGATAAAAGATATCTCGCGAAGCGCGCAGCATCAGATGCAAAACAAAGCGCAGGTGAGGGAGACGCTAAGCAATTTCAGCGAAACGCTAAGAGATCAAATACAAAGCTACAAGCCGCCTATCACGCGCTTTAACATCACTCTAAACCCGCTAAATTTAGGCGAAGTCGAGATAACGATGGTAAATCGCGGCAATAATTTGCATGTAAATTTCAACTCCAACACCGCCACGATGAATCTCTTTTTACAAAATCAGGCGGAATTTAAAAACAGCCTCGTGAATATGGGATTTACCGAGCTTGAGATGAATTTCAGCGATCAAAACGCCAAACGCGACAATAATCAGCAATCAAACAAGAGATACGCACAAGATCAACAAAACGACGATGAGACTGCACAAGCGGAACAAAATTTGCTTGAGCTTGTCATACCAAGATATATTTAG